The following proteins are co-located in the Pseudomonas fluorescens genome:
- a CDS encoding ArsR/SmtB family transcription factor codes for MNLPVPSLRPDDGDELAALCKAAGDPLRLNVLRALANDSFGVLELAQIFAIGQSGMSHHLKVLAQAELVATRREGNAIFYRRALPHTELLGGKLHSALLEEVDNLSLPADVQSRIAQVHGQRAAASQDFFSRVAEKFRAQQDLIAGLPQYRESVLALLDKLSFSNEATALEVGPGDGGFLPELARRFQQVTALDNSPAMLELARQLCEREALGNVSLQLADALNDTSLRADCVVLNMVLHHFAAPADALKQMANLLQPGGSLLVTDLCSHNQSWAKEACGDLWLGFEQDDLARWATAAGLVPGESLYVGLRNGFQIQVRHFQRPAGDTHHR; via the coding sequence ATGAACCTACCCGTGCCCTCCCTGCGTCCTGACGATGGCGATGAGCTGGCTGCCTTATGCAAGGCCGCTGGTGATCCGTTACGCCTGAACGTACTGCGCGCACTGGCCAACGACTCCTTCGGGGTACTGGAACTGGCGCAAATCTTTGCGATTGGCCAGTCCGGCATGAGCCACCACCTCAAGGTACTGGCCCAGGCCGAGCTGGTAGCCACCCGCCGTGAAGGCAATGCGATTTTTTACCGCCGCGCCCTGCCCCACACCGAGCTGCTCGGCGGCAAGCTGCACAGCGCTTTGCTCGAAGAAGTCGACAATTTGAGCCTGCCGGCGGATGTGCAGTCGCGCATCGCCCAGGTCCACGGGCAACGGGCCGCCGCCAGCCAGGACTTTTTCTCTCGGGTTGCCGAGAAGTTTCGCGCCCAGCAGGACCTCATCGCCGGTTTACCGCAATACCGCGAAAGCGTACTGGCGCTGTTGGACAAGCTGAGCTTCAGTAATGAGGCGACGGCGCTGGAAGTCGGCCCTGGCGACGGCGGTTTCCTGCCGGAACTGGCGCGCCGCTTTCAGCAGGTGACGGCGCTGGACAACAGCCCGGCGATGCTCGAACTGGCGCGCCAGCTGTGTGAGCGCGAAGCCCTGGGCAATGTCAGCCTGCAGTTGGCAGACGCGTTGAATGACACCAGCCTGCGGGCCGATTGCGTGGTGCTGAACATGGTCCTGCACCATTTCGCCGCCCCCGCCGACGCCCTCAAGCAGATGGCAAACTTGCTACAACCCGGCGGCAGCCTGCTGGTTACAGATTTATGCAGCCACAACCAGAGTTGGGCCAAGGAGGCCTGCGGTGATCTCTGGTTGGGTTTTGAACAGGACGATCTGGCCCGTTGGGCCACCGCTGCGGGACTCGTTCCCGGGGAAAGCCTCTATGTAGGTTTACGTAATGGTTTCCAGATCCAGGTCCGCCATTTTCAGCGGCCGGCTGGCGACACTCACCATCGGTAA
- the metK gene encoding methionine adenosyltransferase, whose product MSEYSLFTSESVSEGHPDKIADQISDAVLDAIIAEDKFARVACETLVKTGVAIIAGEVTTTAWVDLEQIVRDVITKIGYNSSDVGFDGATCGVMNIIGKQSPDINQGVDRAKPEDQGAGDQGLMFGYASNETDVLMPAPITFSHQLVQRQAEARKSGVLPWLRPDAKSQVTCRYEGGKVVGIDAVVLSTQHNPDVSYADLREGVMELIVKHVLPAELLTKDTQFHINPTGQFIIGGPVGDCGLTGRKIIVDSYGGMARHGGGAFSGKDPSKVDRSAAYAGRYVAKNIVAAGLAERCEIQVSYAIGVAQPTSISLNTFGTGKISDDKIVKLVREIFDLRPYAITTMLDLLHPMYHETAAYGHFGRTPAQKTVGDDTFTTFTWEKTDRANDLRTAAGL is encoded by the coding sequence ATGAGCGAATACTCCCTTTTCACCTCCGAGTCCGTGTCTGAAGGGCATCCGGACAAAATCGCCGACCAGATTTCTGACGCGGTGCTGGACGCCATCATTGCTGAAGACAAGTTTGCCCGTGTGGCGTGCGAGACTCTGGTGAAAACCGGCGTGGCGATCATCGCCGGTGAAGTCACCACCACGGCCTGGGTCGACCTGGAACAGATCGTCCGTGACGTCATCACCAAGATTGGCTACAACAGCTCCGACGTCGGCTTCGACGGCGCGACCTGTGGCGTGATGAACATCATCGGCAAGCAGTCCCCCGACATCAACCAGGGTGTGGACCGCGCCAAGCCTGAAGATCAGGGCGCTGGCGACCAGGGCCTGATGTTCGGCTACGCCAGCAACGAAACCGACGTGCTGATGCCAGCGCCGATCACCTTCTCGCACCAACTGGTGCAGCGTCAGGCCGAAGCGCGTAAATCCGGCGTGCTGCCGTGGCTGCGCCCGGACGCCAAGTCCCAGGTGACCTGCCGTTACGAAGGCGGCAAAGTGGTGGGCATCGACGCCGTTGTACTGTCGACCCAACATAACCCGGACGTGTCCTACGCCGACCTGCGCGAAGGCGTGATGGAGCTGATCGTCAAGCACGTGCTGCCTGCCGAGCTGCTGACCAAGGACACCCAGTTCCACATCAACCCGACCGGCCAGTTCATCATCGGTGGCCCGGTGGGCGACTGCGGCCTGACCGGCCGCAAGATCATCGTCGACAGCTACGGCGGCATGGCCCGTCACGGCGGTGGCGCGTTCTCGGGTAAAGACCCCTCCAAGGTTGACCGTTCCGCCGCCTACGCCGGTCGTTACGTGGCCAAGAACATCGTGGCGGCCGGCCTGGCCGAGCGTTGCGAAATTCAGGTTTCCTACGCTATCGGTGTGGCTCAGCCTACGTCGATCTCGCTGAATACCTTCGGCACCGGCAAGATCAGCGACGACAAGATCGTCAAGCTGGTGCGTGAGATCTTCGACCTGCGCCCTTACGCGATCACCACCATGCTCGACCTGCTGCACCCGATGTACCACGAAACCGCAGCCTACGGCCACTTCGGTCGTACCCCTGCGCAGAAGACGGTCGGCGACGACACCTTCACCACGTTCACCTGGGAAAAAACCGACCGCGCCAACGACCTGCGCACCGCTGCAGGCCTGTAA
- the ligB gene encoding NAD-dependent DNA ligase LigB translates to MMRLLIALFLSGLPLWAWADNCPEDARSQVDTLAEQIKLWDDSYHRLGQSPVNDELYDQARHRLAQWRSCFTRLTKATDNPLASSRGTRAHPVAHTGLEKLVDEKAVDEWLGTRQDVWIQPKVDGVAVTLVYHQGRLSQLISRGDGRLGQDWSAVARKLPGIVQRLPEPINLVLQGELYWRLDDHVQSEHGGVSARSKVAGLMNRRHLSDADAAGIGLFVWAWPDGPADFTTRLATLARWGFADSRRYSQPIQNMTDAAHWRSYWYTHPLPFASDGVVLHQASYPPAKRWQTGTPYWAVAWKYPVTKALAMVRKVHFKIGRTGRITPILELDPVRLDDRQIRRVNVGSLKQWHALDIRPGDQVSISLAGQVIPRLDQVILRNKTRVAVQVPDARDFHALSCWQLDPGCEEQLLARLTWLSSNQGLSLPHIGRETWNALIQAGLIAGFLDWLTLDAAELANIDGFGERSRARVLDSLQSARQRPFAQWLKALGVPPSARNDLEGGWQTLAARDVQAWLATDGIGPGRAAQLSAFFRDPQVQALAETLRVAGIDGF, encoded by the coding sequence ATGATGCGTTTACTGATTGCTCTTTTCCTCAGCGGCCTGCCTTTGTGGGCCTGGGCAGACAATTGCCCCGAGGACGCCCGATCACAGGTCGACACCCTGGCCGAACAAATCAAACTTTGGGATGACAGCTACCACCGGCTTGGCCAATCACCGGTCAACGATGAACTCTATGACCAGGCTCGCCATCGCCTGGCTCAGTGGCGATCGTGTTTTACTCGGTTAACAAAAGCCACCGACAACCCATTGGCCAGTTCACGGGGCACGCGGGCTCACCCGGTCGCGCACACCGGCCTGGAAAAGCTGGTCGATGAAAAGGCTGTCGATGAGTGGCTCGGAACCCGACAAGACGTATGGATTCAACCCAAGGTCGACGGCGTTGCAGTGACGCTGGTGTATCACCAGGGTCGGCTGAGCCAACTCATCAGCCGAGGTGACGGCCGGCTCGGCCAGGATTGGTCAGCCGTCGCGCGCAAGCTCCCCGGCATCGTCCAGCGACTGCCGGAACCCATCAACCTGGTGCTGCAAGGCGAACTCTATTGGCGCCTTGACGATCATGTGCAGTCAGAACACGGCGGGGTAAGTGCCCGCAGCAAGGTGGCCGGGCTGATGAATCGTCGCCACCTGAGTGACGCTGACGCCGCTGGAATCGGCTTGTTCGTGTGGGCCTGGCCCGACGGCCCGGCAGACTTCACCACGCGCCTGGCCACCTTGGCTCGCTGGGGGTTTGCCGACAGCCGTCGCTACAGCCAGCCCATCCAGAACATGACGGATGCCGCGCACTGGCGCAGCTACTGGTACACCCATCCACTGCCATTCGCCAGCGATGGCGTGGTGTTGCACCAAGCGTCATACCCGCCGGCCAAACGCTGGCAGACCGGAACGCCTTACTGGGCGGTCGCCTGGAAGTACCCGGTGACCAAAGCGCTGGCCATGGTGCGCAAGGTGCACTTCAAGATCGGCCGCACCGGGCGCATCACCCCCATTCTGGAACTGGACCCCGTGCGGCTGGACGATCGGCAAATTCGCCGCGTCAACGTCGGCTCCCTGAAACAGTGGCATGCGCTGGATATCCGTCCTGGCGATCAGGTCTCCATCAGCCTTGCCGGCCAAGTGATTCCGCGGTTGGACCAAGTGATCCTGCGCAACAAGACAAGGGTGGCGGTGCAGGTGCCGGATGCGCGGGACTTCCACGCGTTGAGCTGTTGGCAACTGGACCCGGGGTGCGAGGAGCAGTTGCTCGCCCGTCTGACCTGGCTGAGCAGCAATCAAGGCCTGTCCTTGCCGCATATAGGGCGCGAAACCTGGAACGCTTTGATCCAGGCCGGTCTAATCGCAGGCTTTCTCGATTGGTTGACCCTGGATGCGGCAGAGCTTGCTAACATTGACGGCTTCGGTGAGCGCAGCCGTGCCCGGGTGCTCGATAGCCTTCAAAGCGCTCGGCAACGTCCCTTTGCGCAATGGCTCAAAGCGCTGGGCGTACCGCCTTCGGCACGTAACGATCTGGAGGGCGGCTGGCAGACCCTTGCCGCCAGAGACGTCCAGGCCTGGCTGGCCACCGACGGTATTGGCCCGGGCCGCGCGGCGCAATTGAGCGCTTTTTTTCGCGACCCGCAAGTACAAGCATTAGCTGAAACATTACGTGTGGCCGGGATTGACGGGTTTTAA
- a CDS encoding DUF1090 domain-containing protein, producing the protein MKFLAPLALLTVASFMTAPLLAAEEVPELTGCAAKRQAISAQIEQAKAHGNSEQQAGLEKALSEVTAHCTDASLRKERENKVLDAKHEVSRRQADLDKAMKKGDADKINKRKDKLAQSRKELQDAVEELDK; encoded by the coding sequence ATGAAATTTCTAGCCCCACTAGCCTTGTTGACCGTCGCAAGCTTCATGACCGCGCCGCTGCTGGCTGCCGAAGAAGTCCCGGAACTTACCGGCTGCGCCGCCAAACGCCAAGCCATCAGCGCCCAAATCGAACAGGCCAAGGCCCATGGCAACAGTGAACAGCAAGCCGGCCTGGAAAAAGCCTTGAGCGAAGTCACCGCCCACTGCACCGACGCGTCCTTGAGGAAAGAGCGCGAGAACAAGGTGCTCGACGCCAAACACGAAGTCAGCCGCCGTCAGGCTGACCTCGACAAGGCAATGAAAAAGGGTGACGCGGACAAGATCAACAAACGCAAAGACAAGCTCGCCCAGTCCCGCAAGGAACTGCAGGACGCCGTCGAAGAACTCGACAAGTAA
- a CDS encoding c-type cytochrome → MTFKKLTVVLLACLTLSACGGVDPNSPLGQRKAIFKQMLKTGEDLGGMLRGRIPFDGAKFAEGAVKLDALSHEPWKHFPSVREEDHTSAKDNVWQQQARFQELARSLEAATGELVIASQLQPYKASNLGPAVQKVEDACTACHKQFRDH, encoded by the coding sequence ATGACTTTTAAAAAACTGACCGTGGTATTGCTGGCCTGCCTGACCTTGTCCGCTTGCGGCGGTGTCGATCCGAATTCGCCCCTGGGCCAACGCAAGGCGATCTTCAAGCAGATGCTCAAAACCGGCGAAGACCTGGGCGGCATGTTGCGCGGGCGTATCCCGTTCGACGGCGCCAAGTTCGCCGAAGGCGCCGTCAAGCTCGATGCGTTGTCCCACGAACCGTGGAAGCATTTCCCGAGCGTGCGTGAAGAAGATCACACCAGCGCCAAGGACAACGTGTGGCAACAGCAGGCACGCTTTCAGGAGTTGGCCCGCAGCCTTGAAGCGGCCACCGGTGAATTGGTGATCGCAAGCCAACTGCAACCTTACAAAGCCAGTAACCTGGGGCCGGCGGTGCAGAAGGTCGAAGATGCCTGCACAGCCTGCCATAAACAGTTTCGGGACCACTGA
- the mltA gene encoding murein transglycosylase A: MTITLKPWSRRLALALPMMALLAGCDGGKEAHKKEEAAKPHAVATYVSAPWEALPAVSDSDLLAGFESWRSACQRLKADPVWGATCAAAATVPGDAVAVRSFLKERLDVFGLRSADNTPNGLITGYYEPVYPGSLTETATAHVPVYGVPDDLIIVNLESIYPELKGKRLRGRLEGRVLKPYDDASTINGQGSTAKPIAWLTNPMDLQFLQIQGSGRIQLAGGRQLRVGYGDQNGYPYRPIGRWLVEQGELKKEDVTMGAISAWAKAHPQRIPELLASNPSYVFFSARPDSNEGPRGSLNVPLTAGYSVAVDRKVIPLGSLLWLSTTQPDGSPIARPVAAQDTGGAITGEVRADLFWGTGDAAGELAGNMKQQGQIWMLWPKGAALPQVPDAPAGT, translated from the coding sequence ATGACTATCACGTTGAAACCCTGGAGCCGCCGCCTGGCGTTGGCTCTGCCGATGATGGCGTTGTTGGCCGGATGCGATGGCGGTAAAGAAGCCCACAAAAAAGAGGAAGCAGCCAAACCCCATGCGGTCGCCACCTATGTGAGCGCACCGTGGGAAGCCCTGCCAGCCGTCTCCGACAGCGATCTGCTCGCCGGGTTTGAATCCTGGCGCAGCGCTTGCCAACGCCTCAAGGCCGACCCGGTATGGGGCGCCACCTGCGCAGCGGCAGCCACCGTGCCGGGTGACGCCGTGGCGGTTCGCAGTTTTCTCAAGGAACGCCTGGATGTATTCGGCTTGCGCTCGGCCGACAACACGCCGAACGGTCTGATCACCGGCTACTATGAGCCGGTCTACCCCGGCAGCCTGACCGAAACCGCCACGGCGCATGTGCCGGTTTACGGCGTGCCGGATGACCTGATCATCGTCAACCTGGAAAGCATCTACCCGGAACTCAAAGGCAAGCGCCTACGCGGCCGTCTCGAAGGCCGTGTACTCAAGCCCTATGACGATGCCAGTACCATCAACGGCCAGGGCTCCACGGCCAAGCCGATTGCCTGGCTGACGAACCCGATGGACCTGCAATTTCTACAGATCCAGGGATCGGGGCGCATTCAACTGGCGGGCGGGCGTCAACTGCGCGTCGGTTATGGCGACCAGAACGGCTACCCTTACCGACCGATCGGCCGCTGGCTGGTGGAGCAAGGCGAGCTGAAAAAAGAAGACGTGACCATGGGTGCCATCAGCGCCTGGGCCAAGGCGCACCCGCAACGAATCCCGGAACTGTTGGCGAGCAACCCCAGCTACGTGTTTTTCAGCGCCCGCCCGGACAGCAATGAAGGCCCGCGTGGTTCGCTGAATGTGCCGCTGACGGCGGGCTACAGCGTGGCCGTGGATCGCAAGGTGATTCCGCTGGGCAGCCTGCTGTGGCTGTCGACCACCCAACCCGATGGTTCACCCATCGCCCGCCCCGTCGCCGCACAGGACACGGGCGGTGCCATCACCGGCGAAGTGCGCGCGGACTTATTCTGGGGCACAGGTGATGCAGCGGGTGAATTGGCCGGCAACATGAAGCAGCAGGGGCAGATCTGGATGTTGTGGCCCAAGGGTGCAGCGTTGCCGCAGGTGCCGGACGCACCCGCCGGGACCTGA
- a CDS encoding MAPEG family protein, with product MTVAFWCVLVAIFLPYLCTGLAKFSGGKFGPRQNHDPRAFLDTLEGFAKRAHSAQLNSFEVTPAFAAAVIIAHLAGTASLVTINVLAVLFITSRLLYIICYLADWAMLRSLVWFVGMALIASFFFVSI from the coding sequence ATGACAGTGGCATTCTGGTGTGTGTTGGTAGCAATTTTTCTGCCTTACCTGTGCACGGGTCTGGCCAAATTCAGCGGTGGCAAGTTCGGGCCGCGCCAGAACCATGACCCGCGGGCTTTTCTGGACACGCTCGAAGGGTTCGCCAAACGCGCCCACAGCGCGCAGCTCAACAGCTTTGAAGTGACGCCTGCGTTTGCGGCGGCGGTGATCATTGCGCACCTGGCCGGTACGGCGTCGCTGGTGACCATTAATGTGCTGGCAGTGTTGTTTATCACCAGCCGCCTGCTGTACATCATTTGCTACCTGGCGGACTGGGCGATGCTGCGTTCGTTGGTGTGGTTCGTGGGCATGGCGCTGATTGCGAGTTTCTTTTTTGTCTCGATCTAA
- a CDS encoding cation:proton antiporter: MLELVAAFICLTTLLTYVNFRFIGLPPTIGVMVTALLFSLILQGLSVIGYPGLETRIQQLIGQIDFGDLLMNWMLSFLLFAGALHVNLNDLRSYRWPIGLLATFGVLIATGVIGSLAYYIFALFGWHVSFLYCLLFGALISPTDPIAVLGVLRTANASKPLKTTIVGESLFNDGTAVVVFTVLLGIAQLGETPTVGATAMLFAHEAIGGVVFGGLIGYLVYLMIKSIEQHQIEVMLTLALVIGGSAMASELHVSAPIAMVVAGLIIGNLGRKLAMNDMTRRYLDGFWELLDDMLNALLFALIGMELLLLPFNWLHVFAASLLAVAILLSRLLTVAPAILLLRRWRTVPRGTIRILTWGGLRGGVSVALALALPLGPERDLLLSITYIVVLSSILLQGLSIGKLVKRVTRDEPQATPEPH, from the coding sequence ATGCTTGAACTTGTCGCCGCCTTCATCTGCCTCACCACCCTGCTCACCTATGTGAACTTCCGTTTTATCGGCCTGCCGCCCACCATCGGCGTGATGGTCACGGCCCTGTTGTTCTCCCTGATCCTGCAAGGCCTGAGCGTTATCGGCTACCCCGGCCTGGAAACACGGATCCAGCAATTGATCGGCCAGATCGACTTCGGCGATCTATTGATGAACTGGATGCTGTCATTCCTGCTGTTCGCCGGCGCATTGCACGTCAACCTGAATGACCTGCGCAGTTATCGCTGGCCCATCGGCTTACTCGCAACCTTCGGCGTACTCATCGCCACCGGGGTGATTGGCAGCCTGGCGTACTACATCTTTGCCTTGTTTGGCTGGCACGTGAGCTTCCTTTACTGCCTGTTGTTCGGCGCATTGATCTCCCCTACCGACCCGATTGCAGTGTTGGGTGTGCTGCGAACCGCGAACGCATCGAAACCCCTGAAAACCACCATCGTCGGCGAGTCGCTGTTCAACGACGGTACGGCCGTCGTGGTCTTTACCGTGCTGCTGGGCATCGCACAGTTGGGCGAAACGCCAACCGTCGGCGCCACCGCCATGCTGTTTGCCCATGAAGCCATTGGCGGCGTGGTATTTGGCGGGCTCATCGGTTACCTGGTGTACCTGATGATCAAGAGCATCGAGCAGCACCAGATCGAAGTGATGCTGACGCTGGCCCTGGTGATTGGCGGCTCGGCGATGGCGAGCGAGCTGCACGTTTCCGCGCCGATCGCGATGGTGGTGGCCGGGCTGATCATCGGCAACCTGGGCCGCAAACTGGCGATGAACGACATGACCCGGCGCTACCTGGATGGTTTCTGGGAACTGCTCGATGACATGCTCAATGCCCTGCTGTTTGCGCTGATCGGCATGGAGCTGCTGCTGTTGCCGTTCAACTGGCTGCACGTGTTCGCGGCCAGCTTGCTCGCCGTAGCGATCCTGCTGTCACGCCTGCTGACCGTGGCCCCGGCGATTCTGTTGCTGCGCCGCTGGCGCACAGTCCCACGCGGCACCATCCGTATTCTGACGTGGGGTGGCTTGCGTGGCGGGGTTTCGGTGGCACTGGCCCTGGCCCTGCCGCTGGGCCCGGAACGCGACCTGTTGCTGAGCATCACCTACATCGTGGTGCTGTCGTCGATCCTGTTGCAGGGGTTGAGCATCGGCAAGCTGGTCAAACGTGTGACCCGGGACGAACCCCAGGCCACGCCTGAGCCTCACTGA
- a CDS encoding formate/nitrite transporter family protein: MAIQADGKTPNLSQEEQHDVDKNQPPRAAVLHEIIRTQGDQELERTVAALWWSALAAGLTMGLSLMGMGLLNSRLPDGEGFKVIASFGYCAGFLAVILARQQLFTENTLTAVLPVMSKPTLANTGRLLRLWTVVLVGNLCGTLLVAYVMLHLPIFDTKTDMAFLEIGRKVMENDPGQMFAKGIISGWMIATMVWMIPSMESAKMFIIILITYLMALGDFTHIVVGSAEVSYLVFAGELPWKDFWLVFAGPTLAGNIIGGSFIFALISHAQIRSESSLPGKAAADPRHPQQINKGQ; the protein is encoded by the coding sequence ATGGCCATTCAAGCAGACGGTAAAACCCCCAACCTGTCGCAAGAAGAACAGCACGACGTCGACAAGAACCAGCCGCCCCGCGCGGCGGTTCTGCATGAAATCATCCGTACCCAGGGCGATCAGGAGCTGGAGCGCACTGTCGCCGCGTTGTGGTGGTCGGCACTGGCTGCCGGGCTGACCATGGGCCTGTCGTTGATGGGCATGGGCCTGCTCAACTCACGGCTGCCGGACGGTGAAGGGTTCAAGGTCATTGCCAGCTTCGGTTACTGCGCGGGTTTCCTGGCGGTGATCCTGGCGCGCCAGCAACTGTTCACCGAAAACACCTTGACCGCCGTGCTACCCGTGATGAGCAAACCGACGCTGGCCAATACCGGGCGCCTGTTGCGGCTGTGGACCGTGGTGCTGGTGGGCAACCTGTGCGGCACCTTGCTGGTGGCGTATGTGATGCTGCACCTGCCGATTTTCGACACCAAGACCGACATGGCCTTCCTTGAGATAGGCCGCAAAGTCATGGAAAACGACCCTGGCCAGATGTTTGCCAAAGGCATTATTTCCGGCTGGATGATCGCCACCATGGTCTGGATGATCCCGTCCATGGAAAGCGCGAAGATGTTCATCATCATCCTGATCACCTACCTGATGGCGCTGGGGGATTTCACCCACATCGTCGTCGGCTCGGCAGAAGTGTCGTACCTGGTGTTTGCCGGTGAACTGCCGTGGAAAGACTTCTGGCTGGTGTTTGCCGGGCCGACGCTGGCGGGCAACATCATCGGCGGCAGTTTTATCTTTGCGCTGATCAGCCATGCGCAGATTCGCAGCGAAAGCAGTTTGCCGGGCAAAGCGGCTGCGGACCCGAGGCATCCGCAGCAGATCAACAAGGGTCAGTGA
- a CDS encoding patatin-like phospholipase family protein has protein sequence MKVSGSAAPIQPPLPQNIGQEVKTPLVKGVGERNLSVYRHSDGRVEVMLSPPPPTHLVLSGGGAKGIAFPGLVQALEEAKQLQGIKVISGSSAGAISATLLASGMDANAFGALSNSIDLPGLLNSKDPLIAKLQTLSSELGTLAGRLPGPAGNISQLLLTMLPRLQTKAQPLEEMMRNASRKSILAHIAGMPRATRPADVMKIADRLSAGGAPTFRDLEVLSRHVPAIKQLNITGTGMFDGRPQLVVFNASLTPDMDIAHAAHISGSLPGLFKSPAEQGHGFQAAAEVTAFQDGGLLVNTPAPGVIERSFQESPLGKDESLVVKFEPEKATAAQTSGGFSSHLGDVFTGTPHAAADAFQEERLKGYADQTVTLPLNTDKGDFRGLFNGTVNFTMTPEQKQRLQALARQTVAGHLEKRALVREPHSFASLEDAVLAMDDKMLASVQDQLQKDPAGAAAVLFRKSAQQALQALDSAITQANQARTSLVFTPAVTSALRNLDALARRPEHIEWLGRRLNAAGQRNFQQLLQVAAKQKSGSASPLSKVMASGVAHMHRRDIAVKAENFTREVIYPSLYRPGQPAANVELLNRAVRDLADAATSAQFNSVLNGIIKYYKARNKPWSTPHSSTTVEMAKAWRIPVLLPGH, from the coding sequence ATGAAAGTTTCCGGTTCGGCTGCACCGATTCAACCCCCATTGCCTCAAAACATCGGTCAGGAGGTGAAAACGCCGCTGGTAAAAGGTGTGGGCGAGCGCAATCTGAGCGTGTATCGCCATAGCGATGGACGGGTGGAGGTGATGCTGTCGCCGCCTCCGCCCACCCATCTGGTGCTCAGCGGCGGTGGCGCCAAGGGCATCGCCTTTCCAGGGCTGGTGCAGGCGCTTGAAGAAGCCAAACAGCTGCAAGGCATTAAGGTAATTTCCGGCTCTTCGGCGGGTGCTATTTCCGCAACGTTGCTTGCCAGTGGTATGGACGCCAACGCATTCGGCGCGCTGTCGAACAGTATTGACTTGCCTGGCTTGCTCAATAGCAAAGACCCATTGATCGCCAAGCTGCAAACGCTCAGCTCAGAGCTTGGCACGCTCGCCGGACGACTGCCCGGCCCCGCCGGCAATATTTCCCAGCTGCTGCTGACTATGCTGCCGCGCCTGCAAACCAAGGCGCAGCCCTTGGAAGAGATGATGCGCAACGCGTCGCGCAAGTCGATTCTTGCCCATATCGCGGGCATGCCCCGGGCCACCCGACCCGCCGACGTCATGAAAATCGCCGACCGGCTCAGCGCGGGAGGTGCGCCGACGTTTCGCGACCTTGAGGTGCTCAGCCGTCACGTCCCGGCGATCAAGCAACTCAACATCACCGGTACGGGCATGTTCGATGGGCGACCGCAGTTGGTGGTGTTCAACGCCAGCCTGACCCCGGATATGGACATCGCCCACGCAGCCCATATCTCCGGTTCGCTGCCGGGGCTGTTCAAGAGCCCGGCCGAGCAAGGCCATGGGTTCCAGGCGGCGGCCGAAGTCACGGCCTTTCAGGACGGTGGTCTGCTCGTCAACACCCCGGCTCCCGGCGTCATTGAGCGATCGTTCCAAGAGAGCCCGTTGGGCAAGGACGAATCGCTGGTCGTCAAATTCGAGCCCGAAAAGGCGACAGCGGCGCAAACAAGCGGCGGCTTTTCCAGTCATCTTGGCGACGTCTTTACCGGTACGCCACACGCGGCGGCCGATGCCTTCCAAGAGGAGCGGCTTAAAGGGTATGCCGATCAGACCGTTACCTTGCCGCTGAACACGGACAAAGGCGACTTTCGCGGCCTGTTCAATGGCACCGTCAACTTCACCATGACCCCCGAGCAGAAACAGCGCCTTCAGGCCCTGGCTCGTCAAACGGTGGCGGGGCACCTGGAAAAACGTGCACTAGTGCGTGAGCCGCATTCGTTTGCCTCTTTGGAAGATGCCGTGTTGGCGATGGACGATAAAATGCTGGCCAGCGTGCAGGATCAACTGCAGAAGGACCCGGCCGGCGCTGCGGCAGTGTTGTTTCGAAAGAGCGCGCAGCAGGCGCTGCAAGCGTTGGACAGTGCGATCACGCAAGCCAATCAAGCCCGTACGTCTCTGGTGTTCACGCCAGCGGTGACTTCGGCGCTGCGTAATCTGGATGCGCTAGCGCGTCGGCCCGAGCATATCGAGTGGTTGGGGCGGCGCCTTAACGCTGCGGGCCAGCGCAATTTTCAGCAACTGCTGCAAGTGGCGGCTAAACAGAAATCGGGAAGTGCCTCACCGTTGTCCAAGGTCATGGCCAGTGGCGTAGCCCACATGCACCGGCGCGATATTGCGGTGAAGGCTGAAAACTTTACCCGAGAGGTCATTTACCCATCGCTGTACCGTCCCGGCCAGCCGGCCGCCAATGTCGAACTGTTGAACCGTGCGGTGCGTGACCTGGCTGACGCAGCGACGTCGGCGCAGTTCAATAGTGTGCTCAACGGCATAATCAAGTACTACAAAGCCCGCAATAAGCCTTGGAGTACACCGCACAGTTCAACCACGGTAGAGATGGCCAAAGCCTGGCGCATACCGGTTTTGTTGCCTGGCCACTGA